One window of Felis catus isolate Fca126 chromosome D4, F.catus_Fca126_mat1.0, whole genome shotgun sequence genomic DNA carries:
- the DIPK1B gene encoding divergent protein kinase domain 1B isoform X2 — MRTCLPRGGIFCLAQAPQCVHDHAAGPRAVRVGFSVASGCLCDQYRKGIISGSICQDLCNLHKVEWRACLSSVPGRQVYSGLWQGKEVTIKCGIEEGLNSKARSDAAPRQELVLFDKPTRGTSIKEFREMTLSFLKANLGDLPSLPALVGRVLLMADFNKDSRVSLAEAKSVWALLQRNEFLLLLSLQEDHASRLLGSCGDLYVTEGVPHGSWHGAALPPLLRPLLPSALHTALQQWLGPAWPWRAKIAIGLLEFVEELFHGAYGTFYMCETTLANVGYTAKYDFKMADLQQVAPEAAVRRFLRGRHCEHSADCTYGRDCRAPCDKLMRQCKGDLIQPNLAKVCELLRDYLLPGAPADLREDLGKQLRTCTTLSGLASQVEVHHSLVLSHLKTLLWKKISNTKYS, encoded by the exons TGTGACCAGTACCGCAAGGGCATCATCTCCGGCTCCATCTGCCAGGACTTGTGCAACTTGCACAAGGTGGAGTGGAGGGCCTGCCTCTCCTCCGTTCCCGGCCGGCAG GTATACAGCGGGCTGTGGCAGGGCAAGGAGGTGACCATCAAGTGTGGCATCGAGGAGGGCCTCAACTCCAAGGCCAGGTCGGACGCGGCCCCCCGGCAGGAGCTGGTACTGTTTGACAAGCCCACACGGGGCACCTCGATTAAGGAGTTCCGAGAGATGACCCTCAGCTTTCTCAAG GCGAACCTGGGGGACCTGCCGTCCCTGCCGGCGCTGGTCGGGCGGGTCCTGCTCATGGCGGACTTCAACAAGGACAGCAGGGTGTCCCTGGCGGAGGCCAAGTCGGTGTGGGCCCTGCTGCAGCGGAACGAGTTTCTGCTGCTGCTGTCCCTGCAGGAGGACCACGCCTCCAGGCTGCTGGGCTCCTGTGGGGACCTCTACGTCACCGAGGGCGTCCCACACGGCTCCTGGCACGGGGCCGCTCTCCCACCCCTCCTGCGCCCGCTGCTGCCCTCCGCCCTGCACACGGCCCTCCAGCAGTGGCTGGGGCCCGCGTGGCCCTGGAGGGCCAAGATCGCCATCGGGCTCCTGGAGTTCGTGGAGGAGCTTTTCCACGGGGCCTACGGGACCTTCTACATGTGCGAGACCACGCTGGCCAACGTGGGCTACACGGCCAAGTACGACTTCAAGATGGCGGACCTGCAGCAGGTGGCGCCCGAGGCCGCCGTGCGCCGCTTCCTGCGGGGCCGCCACTGCGAGCACAGCGCGGACTGCACGTACGGCCGGGACTGCAGGGCCCCTTGCGACAAGCTCATGCGCCAGTGCAAGGGCGACCTCATCCAGCCCAACCTGGCCAAGGTGTGCGAGCTGCTGCGGGACTACCTGCTGCCCGGCGCCCCCGCCGACCTGCGCGAGGACCTGGGCAAGCAGCTGCGCACCTGCACCACGCTGAGCGGGCTGGCCAGCCAGGTGGAGGTGCACCACTCCCTGGTGCTGAGCCACCTCAAGACCCTGCTCTGGAAGAAGATCTCCAACACCAAGTACTCCTGA